The nucleotide sequence GATTCTTCCCGCAATGATAATGCTAACGGAATTGTCTTGCTACTCTTCCAATATAATTAACCACTTTTTCTGTGACATTGTGCCAATAATAAGTCTTTCCTGCAGTGACACCTCCACTTTGGAACTGCTGATTTTTACACAAGGGGTCCTACTTTGTGCCTTCACCCCTTTTCTACTCACCTTTGTCTCCTACGTCTTCATCATTGCGACCATAATGAAAATTAAGTCTAGTACAGGAAGATCTAGAGCTTTCTACACATGCTCGTCGCACATAACAGTGGTTACTCTTCACTACACCATACTTGGCTGTCAATATTTTACACCGAGTGGAACTCTTAAGTTTGGTAAAATGTTGTCTTTGGTCAACACAGCTTTGGTTCCCATGCTAAATCCCCTCGTTTACAGCTTGAAAAACAAGGCTGTGAAGTCAGCTTTACAACGACAACGCAAGTACTTTATGACTTTATACCGGTCAATAACATACTGAATGAGAAGATTCCGATCAAGCAGTTCTTGCTGATGATTTCATAAATGTACAAACCCTGGGGCTACCTAATTAAAGGAAATTACGTTTTTGGTTTAGAGTTTATTAAAGCCAATCTTTTAGCAACTTTACAACTCGGtactgttaaagtggaactttaactATGTTAATCCttagctagcattagtaaatagacaggaacatagggccaaatccacaaagacccggcgtaacggcgaaattcaaatttaagttacactgccttaaaatttctacctaagtgcccaatccacaaagcacttacctagaaatttctggccgtgtaact is from Rana temporaria chromosome 9, aRanTem1.1, whole genome shotgun sequence and encodes:
- the LOC120914626 gene encoding olfactory receptor 6C74-like — its product is MYENKTAVDYFILKGISDVSKLQVPIFLLVLFMYLITLGSNLTILLLVCLDSQLHTPMYFFLCNLSILDISSATVTLHKILITFVTGYKIVSFNECMVQVYIFSWLSGNELILLTAMSYDRYAAICKPLHYSTIMSGSVCAFLATFCWSFSFLQILPAMIMLTELSCYSSNIINHFFCDIVPIISLSCSDTSTLELLIFTQGVLLCAFTPFLLTFVSYVFIIATIMKIKSSTGRSRAFYTCSSHITVVTLHYTILGCQYFTPSGTLKFGKMLSLVNTALVPMLNPLVYSLKNKAVKSALQRQRKYFMTLYRSITY